In Sinorhizobium mexicanum, one DNA window encodes the following:
- a CDS encoding pyridoxamine 5'-phosphate oxidase family protein — translation MDHTLLDPSPWHAGELALQTRFGVEARMDEIGRRVLRDHLIDQHREFYPLLPMVVLGAVDGDGDVWATLRAGRPGFLHAPDAHRLTVELAREPVDPAEAGMEDGASLALLGIDLATRRRNRLNGTLSRHPRGFDLSVGQSFGNCPKYIQLREVQFVRDPSEPPAVPPTWSSELDAPARALIRQADTFFVATYADLPAGRQVDVSHRGGRAGFVDVGEDGWLTIPDFVGNRFFNTLGNIALNPRAGLVFPDFSTGGLLQMSGAAELMLDHPAGKGLEGAERYWRFRPRRIVWRPEALPIRYDLAEWSPFALATGTW, via the coding sequence ATGGACCATACGCTCCTCGATCCTTCGCCCTGGCATGCGGGCGAGCTTGCGCTGCAGACGCGGTTCGGTGTGGAAGCGCGCATGGACGAGATCGGCCGTCGGGTTCTGCGCGACCATCTGATCGACCAGCACCGGGAATTCTATCCTCTCCTGCCGATGGTGGTGCTGGGCGCGGTCGACGGGGACGGCGACGTGTGGGCCACGCTCCGGGCGGGGCGCCCCGGCTTCCTCCATGCACCGGACGCTCACCGGCTCACCGTCGAGCTCGCCAGAGAGCCGGTGGATCCGGCCGAGGCGGGCATGGAGGATGGCGCCTCGCTCGCCCTCCTCGGCATAGATCTCGCCACGCGGCGCCGCAACCGGTTGAACGGCACCCTCAGCCGACACCCGCGCGGGTTCGATCTGAGCGTCGGCCAGAGCTTCGGCAACTGCCCGAAATACATCCAGCTCCGCGAGGTGCAATTCGTCCGCGATCCGTCGGAGCCGCCGGCCGTGCCCCCCACTTGGAGCTCAGAGCTCGACGCACCCGCCCGCGCCCTGATCCGGCAAGCGGACACGTTCTTCGTTGCCACCTATGCGGACCTTCCCGCCGGACGGCAGGTGGACGTTTCCCATCGCGGCGGGCGCGCGGGATTCGTTGATGTCGGCGAAGACGGCTGGCTGACGATCCCGGACTTCGTCGGCAACCGCTTCTTCAACACGCTCGGCAATATCGCGCTCAATCCGCGCGCCGGACTCGTTTTTCCGGACTTCTCGACGGGCGGCCTGCTGCAGATGAGCGGCGCGGCCGAACTCATGCTCGATCACCCCGCTGGCAAGGGCCTCGAAGGGGCAGAGCGCTACTGGCGGTTCCGTCCGCGCCGCATCGTCTGGCGGCCGGAGGCGCTGCCGATCCGCTACGATCTTGCCGAATGGTCACCCTTCGCGCTCGCCACCGGCACCTGGTAG
- a CDS encoding transglutaminase domain-containing protein → MYRREILKLGAALSATAALPRISFANSAFAPEPGAWRTFEITTRIELSGTEGGARAWIPLPALAGNGWNRPGTSAWTSNATEARIVSSDAVQGDMLLVVWNAGVSAPAVEIVSHAATRDRAIDLTKPTAAAPLTPAERARYLTGTPLVPTDGIVKETSDRIVGSVTDDVEKARLIYDWVVANTYRRAATRGCGTGDVVAMLKSGDLGGKCADINPLFVGLARAAGLPARDLYGLRVAPSKFGYKSLGAKNEIVTKAQHCRAEVYLSGFGWVPVDPADVRKVMLEEAERGLAAGDRKVVAARETLFGAWEGNWIAYNDLRDVALPGASGPDIGFLMYPQAEVASARLDCLEPDAFKYSIRSREIFV, encoded by the coding sequence ATGTACCGTCGCGAAATTCTGAAGCTGGGCGCCGCGCTTTCGGCAACCGCCGCCTTACCGAGGATCTCCTTCGCAAATTCCGCCTTCGCGCCCGAACCCGGCGCATGGCGGACCTTCGAAATCACGACGCGCATCGAGCTTTCCGGCACCGAAGGCGGCGCGCGGGCCTGGATCCCGTTGCCAGCCCTCGCCGGCAATGGCTGGAACCGGCCCGGAACCAGCGCCTGGACGAGCAACGCCACCGAGGCCAGGATCGTTTCGAGTGACGCCGTCCAGGGCGATATGCTTCTCGTTGTTTGGAATGCCGGCGTTTCGGCGCCTGCCGTCGAGATCGTCAGCCATGCCGCCACGCGCGATCGGGCCATCGACCTGACGAAACCGACGGCAGCCGCGCCACTTACTCCCGCCGAGCGCGCCCGATATCTCACCGGAACGCCATTGGTTCCGACCGACGGTATCGTGAAGGAAACATCAGACCGGATTGTCGGATCGGTCACCGACGACGTCGAAAAGGCGCGGCTGATCTACGATTGGGTGGTTGCCAACACCTACCGCCGGGCCGCGACCCGCGGCTGCGGCACCGGTGATGTCGTGGCCATGCTGAAGAGCGGCGATCTTGGCGGGAAGTGCGCCGACATCAATCCGCTCTTTGTCGGCTTGGCGCGGGCCGCGGGCCTGCCTGCACGCGACCTTTACGGCCTGCGCGTGGCACCATCGAAATTCGGCTACAAGAGTCTCGGAGCGAAGAACGAGATCGTCACCAAGGCCCAGCACTGCCGCGCGGAAGTTTATCTTTCCGGTTTCGGCTGGGTGCCCGTCGATCCCGCCGACGTCAGAAAGGTCATGCTCGAGGAAGCAGAGCGAGGGCTCGCCGCCGGTGATCGCAAGGTGGTGGCGGCACGCGAAACCTTGTTTGGCGCCTGGGAGGGCAACTGGATCGCATACAACGATCTGCGCGACGTGGCGCTGCCCGGAGCGTCCGGACCGGATATCGGTTTCCTGATGTATCCGCAGGCGGAAGTCGCGTCGGCAAGACTCGATTGCCTCGAGCCCGATGCGTTCAAATATTCGATCCGTTCTCGCGAAATTTTCGTCTGA
- the selA gene encoding L-seryl-tRNA(Sec) selenium transferase, giving the protein MDANVRLRDIPSVDELLRSAILVEAVECFGRPAVTEALRKVLATTRDDVRKGGELPPADAIITKAVAALEENDRSTLRPLFNLTGTVLHTNLGRALLAEAAIDAATAAMREAVALEFDLASGKRGERDDHLRALICELTGAEDATIVNNNAAAVLLVLNSLAAGREAIVSRGELIEIGGAFRMPDIMLRSGVRLVEVGTTNRTHARDYRDAIGPETGLLMKVHTSNYRIEGFTKEVGARELACIAHERGLPLVNDLGSGTLADLERFGLAHEPTVSEAVSDGADIVTFSGDKLLGGPQAGFIVGRTAFIEKINSNPMKRALRVDKIRLAALEATLRLYRDPDRLSERLPTMRLLSRPKTDIGDQAARLASVVEHALKSACRVSVVDCESQIGSGALPLSTVPSAGLALTPHSGSGRTLADLAAAMRCLPMPVIGRIERGSLILDLRCLEDEDGFVANLAHLDPPGEGPSS; this is encoded by the coding sequence ATGGATGCCAATGTCAGGCTGCGTGACATCCCGTCGGTGGACGAGCTCCTGAGATCGGCCATCCTCGTCGAGGCGGTCGAATGCTTCGGCCGACCGGCCGTTACCGAGGCCCTGCGGAAAGTCCTGGCCACGACCCGGGACGATGTGCGCAAAGGTGGAGAGCTTCCCCCTGCGGACGCTATCATCACGAAAGCCGTCGCCGCGCTCGAGGAGAACGATCGATCGACGCTCCGCCCCCTGTTCAACCTGACGGGAACGGTGCTCCACACCAATCTCGGACGGGCGCTACTGGCCGAGGCGGCGATCGATGCCGCGACGGCGGCGATGCGCGAGGCGGTGGCGCTCGAGTTCGACCTTGCGAGCGGTAAACGCGGCGAACGAGACGATCACCTGCGGGCGCTCATCTGCGAGCTGACCGGCGCGGAGGATGCGACCATCGTCAACAACAACGCGGCGGCCGTGCTTCTGGTGCTGAACAGTCTCGCGGCCGGCAGGGAGGCGATCGTCTCGCGCGGCGAGCTGATCGAGATCGGCGGTGCGTTCCGCATGCCGGACATCATGTTGCGCTCCGGCGTCCGCCTCGTCGAGGTGGGCACCACGAACCGCACCCACGCGAGGGACTATCGCGACGCCATCGGTCCCGAAACGGGCCTGCTCATGAAGGTCCACACCTCCAATTATCGCATCGAAGGCTTTACCAAGGAGGTCGGGGCGCGGGAGCTTGCGTGCATTGCGCACGAGCGCGGTCTGCCGCTCGTCAACGACCTTGGTTCGGGGACGCTTGCCGATCTCGAGCGTTTCGGACTTGCCCATGAACCGACAGTTAGCGAAGCGGTGTCCGACGGCGCCGATATCGTCACCTTCTCTGGCGACAAGCTGCTTGGCGGACCGCAAGCCGGCTTCATTGTCGGCCGCACAGCCTTCATCGAAAAGATCAACAGCAACCCGATGAAACGCGCGCTGCGGGTGGACAAGATCCGCCTGGCGGCGCTGGAAGCGACGCTCAGGCTCTATCGCGACCCGGATCGCCTGAGCGAGCGTCTTCCGACGATGCGACTGCTTTCCCGTCCGAAGACGGACATCGGCGATCAGGCGGCGCGGCTGGCATCTGTGGTCGAGCATGCGTTGAAGAGCGCATGCCGCGTTTCCGTCGTAGATTGCGAAAGCCAGATCGGTTCCGGCGCCCTGCCGCTCTCCACGGTGCCAAGCGCAGGGCTCGCCTTGACGCCGCATTCGGGCAGCGGGCGCACGCTCGCCGACCTGGCCGCGGCCATGAGGTGTCTGCCGATGCCGGTCATCGGCCGCATCGAGCGCGGGTCGCTCATCCTCGATTTGCGCTGCCTCGAGGACGAGGACGGTTTCGTCGCCAATCTCGCCCATCTCGATCCGCCGGGAGAAGGACCGTCGTCGTGA
- the selD gene encoding selenide, water dikinase SelD, with product MDSSSATSPRLTALAHGGGCGCKLAPSVLQQLLADQPAGSPFSRLIVGTETGDDAAVWQLDDETCVIATTDFFMPMVDDPFHFGRIAATNAISDVYAMGGKPIMALAILGMPIDKIPAEMVREILKGGSAICAEAGIPVAGGHSIDSPEPIYGLAVIGTGSTANIRRNSGARAGDVLILTKALGVGIYSAAFKKGALPVDAYAELIQSTTLLNRVGAELAKHPHVHAVTDVTGFGILGHALEMARGSNRRIAIDADAIALFARCRELAEQGFVTGASHRNWASYGTAVVLPDDLPAWRRHILTDPQTSGGLLVSCRAAQADALLEEIVAAGYPAARIIGAVEDGEPGLRVIA from the coding sequence ATGGATAGTTCGAGCGCGACATCGCCCCGCCTGACGGCACTTGCCCATGGCGGCGGCTGCGGCTGCAAGCTGGCGCCGTCGGTCCTGCAGCAATTGCTTGCCGATCAGCCTGCGGGCAGCCCGTTCTCCCGGCTCATCGTCGGCACCGAAACGGGGGACGATGCCGCCGTCTGGCAGCTCGACGATGAGACCTGCGTGATCGCCACCACCGATTTTTTCATGCCGATGGTCGACGACCCCTTCCATTTCGGCCGGATCGCCGCGACCAACGCCATTTCCGACGTCTATGCCATGGGCGGAAAGCCGATCATGGCGCTCGCCATCCTCGGCATGCCGATCGACAAGATTCCGGCCGAAATGGTGCGGGAAATCCTTAAGGGCGGCAGCGCCATCTGCGCCGAGGCCGGCATTCCGGTCGCAGGCGGCCACTCGATCGATTCCCCGGAGCCGATCTATGGCCTGGCGGTGATCGGCACGGGCTCGACCGCCAATATTCGCCGCAACAGCGGCGCGCGCGCCGGCGACGTGCTGATCCTGACGAAGGCGCTGGGTGTCGGCATCTATTCCGCGGCCTTCAAGAAGGGCGCGCTGCCGGTAGACGCCTATGCCGAACTCATCCAATCGACGACGCTGCTGAACCGTGTCGGCGCCGAACTCGCCAAACATCCCCACGTCCATGCCGTCACCGACGTCACCGGTTTCGGTATTCTCGGCCACGCACTCGAGATGGCGCGAGGGTCGAACAGGCGGATTGCGATCGATGCGGACGCCATCGCGCTCTTCGCCCGGTGCAGAGAACTTGCAGAGCAGGGCTTCGTGACCGGCGCATCACACCGGAACTGGGCAAGCTACGGCACGGCCGTGGTGCTGCCGGACGATCTCCCGGCATGGCGGCGCCACATCCTGACGGACCCTCAAACCTCCGGCGGTCTTCTCGTGTCATGCCGCGCGGCTCAGGCGGACGCGCTGCTCGAAGAGATCGTCGCCGCAGGTTATCCCGCAGCGCGCATCATCGGCGCAGTCGAGGACGGCGAGCCAGGCTTGCGCGTCATCGCCTGA
- the fdxH gene encoding formate dehydrogenase subunit beta, whose translation MFPPVPNPSTGPQNPKFGENDLMRRSASNVTPPAERQTQVAKLIDVSKCIGCKACQSACIEWNDTHPEIEENRGVFENPHDLTPDMFTLMRFTEWENPETNNLEWLIRKDGCMHCEDPGCLKACPAPGAIVQYSNGIVDFVHENCIGCGYCIKGCPFNIPRISQVDHTAYKCTLCSDRIAVGQGPACAKACPTQAIVWGTKEEMKKHAEGRITDLKSRGFANAGLYDPPGVGGTHVMYVLHHADKPEIYAGLPNDPRISPIVEAWKGITKYAGLAVMGVAAATGFLHYMVNGPNRVTEEDEEAAERLTGDRSS comes from the coding sequence ATGTTCCCGCCCGTCCCAAATCCCAGCACCGGACCTCAAAACCCGAAGTTCGGCGAAAACGACCTGATGCGACGCTCGGCGTCGAACGTGACGCCGCCCGCCGAGCGCCAGACCCAAGTGGCCAAGCTCATCGATGTCTCGAAGTGCATCGGCTGCAAGGCTTGCCAATCCGCCTGCATCGAGTGGAACGACACCCATCCCGAGATCGAGGAGAACAGGGGCGTGTTTGAAAACCCGCACGACCTGACGCCGGACATGTTCACGCTGATGCGGTTCACCGAGTGGGAGAACCCGGAGACGAACAATCTCGAATGGCTGATCCGCAAGGACGGCTGCATGCATTGCGAGGATCCGGGCTGTCTCAAGGCGTGCCCCGCACCCGGCGCCATCGTGCAATATTCGAACGGCATCGTGGACTTCGTCCACGAGAACTGCATCGGCTGCGGTTATTGCATCAAGGGGTGCCCGTTCAACATTCCGCGGATCTCGCAGGTCGATCACACGGCCTACAAATGCACGCTCTGCTCCGACCGCATCGCCGTCGGCCAGGGGCCGGCCTGCGCCAAGGCATGCCCGACCCAGGCGATCGTCTGGGGCACCAAGGAGGAGATGAAGAAGCATGCCGAAGGGCGCATCACCGACCTGAAGTCCCGCGGCTTTGCCAATGCCGGCCTATACGATCCGCCGGGCGTCGGCGGCACGCATGTCATGTATGTGCTGCACCATGCCGACAAGCCGGAGATTTACGCCGGTCTTCCCAACGACCCGAGGATCAGCCCGATCGTCGAGGCCTGGAAGGGGATCACCAAATATGCCGGCCTCGCCGTCATGGGCGTCGCCGCGGCCACCGGCTTCCTGCACTACATGGTCAACGGCCCGAACCGCGTTACCGAAGAGGACGAGGAGGCCGCTGAGCGGCTCACGGGAGATCGTTCCTCATGA
- the fdnG gene encoding formate dehydrogenase-N subunit alpha, translating into MNVELSRRQFLGAVGAGAAATALGSLGFGEIEAAHAAAIRPFKLVSTTETRNTCPYCSVACGVIMYSKGDRTKGERAEIIHLEGDTDHPTNRGTLCPKGAALLGFVNSETRLKYPMIRKPGSDKFERVSWDEALDRIVRLMKDDRDANFIERNEAGVPVNRWITTGFLAASATTNETAWETYKVVRSAGMLVFDNQARVUHGPTVASLAPTFGRGAMTNSWTDIKNTDLVIIMGGNAAEAHPCGFKWVTEAKANRGAKLIVVDPRFTRSASVADFYAPIRQGTDIAFLLGVINHCIQNDKVQWDYVKAFTNASYIVKDGFAFKDGLFTGYDEAKRDYDKSSWDYVIGPDGYATVDDTLANPRCVWNLLKEHVSVYTPEMVERICGTPKDKFLKVAEMISECSSPTKVMTSMYALGWTQHSKGSQNIRAMAMLQLILGNIGMRGGGMNALRGHSNIQGLTDVGLMSNLLPGYMTLPTDKEADLESYMSTRGFKPLRPNQMSYWQNYRKFFVSFQKAMWGAAATPTNNFAYDWLPKLDLPGYDMLRAFELMNQGKMAGYFCQGFNPLLAAPNRKKLTDSLSKLKFLVTMDPLDTETSRFWENHGEYNDVDPSQIQTEVIQLPSTCFAEDEGSLTNSSRWLQWHWPGGTPPGEAKNDNWIMAQIHMRLKELYRKEGGKFPDPIVNLDWAYADPNEPTAEELAKELNGKALATVYDTADPTKVLAEAGKQLPAFAALRDDGSTSCGCWIFSGCFNENGNNMARRDTSDPDETGAYSKWAFSWPANRRILYNRASADINGKPWDPSRKLIEWDGAKWAGYDVPDILPTAKPAEVGPFIMNPEGVSRLFTRGMMRDGPFPTHYEPFESPLGNLVAPNIRGNPAARVFKGDLEQFAETASKEFPYAATSYRLTEHFHYWTKHVHVNAVLQPEFFVEISEELAAEKGITRGGWVHVWSKRGSIEAKALVTKRIKPLICDGKPVHVIGIPLHWGFTGAARKGFGPNSLTPFVGDANIETPEYKAFLVNIEPIAGPVA; encoded by the coding sequence ATGAACGTGGAACTCTCGCGGCGCCAATTCCTGGGTGCCGTCGGTGCCGGAGCGGCGGCTACGGCGCTCGGATCTCTGGGCTTCGGTGAGATCGAGGCCGCTCATGCCGCAGCGATCCGCCCCTTCAAGCTCGTGAGCACGACCGAAACCCGCAACACCTGTCCGTACTGTTCCGTCGCCTGCGGCGTCATCATGTATTCGAAGGGCGACCGGACGAAGGGCGAGCGGGCTGAGATCATCCATCTAGAGGGTGACACCGACCATCCGACCAATCGCGGTACGCTCTGTCCGAAGGGCGCGGCGCTGCTCGGCTTCGTCAATTCCGAAACACGGCTGAAATATCCGATGATCCGGAAACCCGGCTCGGACAAGTTCGAGCGGGTCAGCTGGGACGAGGCCCTTGACCGGATCGTCCGCCTGATGAAGGACGACCGCGACGCCAATTTCATCGAGAGGAACGAGGCCGGCGTGCCGGTGAACCGGTGGATAACGACCGGCTTCCTCGCAGCCTCGGCGACAACGAACGAAACCGCATGGGAGACCTACAAGGTCGTCCGCAGTGCCGGGATGCTGGTCTTCGACAACCAAGCGCGTGTCTGACACGGCCCCACGGTAGCCAGTTTGGCTCCAACATTCGGCCGCGGCGCAATGACCAACTCCTGGACGGACATCAAGAACACCGACCTGGTGATCATCATGGGCGGCAATGCCGCCGAAGCGCATCCGTGCGGCTTCAAATGGGTGACGGAGGCCAAGGCCAATCGCGGCGCGAAGCTGATCGTCGTCGATCCGCGCTTCACCCGCTCCGCGTCGGTCGCCGATTTCTATGCGCCGATCCGCCAGGGCACGGATATCGCCTTCCTGCTTGGCGTGATCAACCACTGCATCCAGAACGACAAGGTGCAGTGGGACTATGTCAAGGCGTTCACCAATGCCAGCTACATTGTCAAGGACGGTTTCGCCTTCAAGGATGGCCTGTTTACGGGTTATGACGAGGCCAAGCGCGATTACGACAAGTCGAGCTGGGACTATGTGATCGGGCCCGACGGCTATGCGACCGTGGACGACACGCTGGCGAACCCGCGCTGCGTATGGAACCTGCTCAAGGAGCACGTTTCCGTCTACACACCCGAAATGGTCGAGCGCATATGCGGCACCCCGAAGGACAAGTTCCTGAAGGTGGCCGAAATGATCTCCGAATGCTCGTCGCCGACCAAGGTGATGACCTCGATGTATGCGCTCGGCTGGACGCAGCATTCCAAGGGCTCGCAGAATATCCGCGCCATGGCGATGCTGCAGTTGATCCTCGGCAATATCGGCATGCGCGGCGGCGGCATGAATGCGCTGCGCGGCCATTCGAACATCCAGGGCCTCACCGATGTCGGGCTGATGTCGAACCTGCTGCCGGGTTACATGACACTGCCGACCGATAAGGAGGCCGATCTCGAGAGCTATATGTCGACGCGCGGCTTCAAGCCGCTCAGACCCAACCAGATGAGCTACTGGCAGAACTACAGAAAGTTCTTCGTCAGTTTCCAGAAGGCGATGTGGGGCGCGGCGGCGACGCCGACAAACAATTTCGCCTATGACTGGCTGCCGAAGCTCGACCTGCCTGGCTACGACATGCTGCGCGCCTTCGAGCTCATGAACCAGGGCAAGATGGCGGGTTACTTCTGCCAGGGGTTCAATCCGCTGCTTGCGGCCCCGAACCGGAAGAAGCTGACGGATTCGCTGTCGAAGCTCAAATTCCTCGTCACCATGGACCCGCTCGACACCGAGACGTCGCGGTTCTGGGAGAACCATGGCGAGTACAACGACGTCGATCCTTCCCAGATCCAGACGGAGGTCATCCAGTTGCCCTCCACCTGCTTCGCCGAAGATGAGGGGTCGCTCACCAATTCCAGCCGCTGGCTGCAATGGCACTGGCCGGGCGGCACGCCTCCAGGCGAGGCAAAGAACGACAACTGGATCATGGCGCAGATCCATATGCGGCTGAAGGAGCTCTATCGCAAGGAAGGCGGAAAGTTCCCGGATCCGATCGTCAATCTCGACTGGGCCTATGCCGACCCGAACGAGCCGACGGCGGAAGAGCTCGCCAAGGAGCTCAACGGCAAGGCGCTTGCCACCGTTTATGATACCGCCGACCCGACAAAGGTGCTGGCGGAGGCTGGCAAGCAGTTGCCTGCTTTCGCGGCGCTGCGGGACGACGGCTCGACCTCGTGCGGCTGCTGGATCTTTTCCGGCTGCTTCAACGAGAACGGCAACAACATGGCGCGTCGGGACACCTCGGACCCGGATGAAACCGGCGCCTATTCCAAATGGGCGTTCTCGTGGCCGGCGAACCGCCGCATCCTCTACAACAGAGCCTCGGCCGACATCAACGGCAAGCCGTGGGATCCGAGCCGCAAGCTGATCGAATGGGACGGCGCGAAATGGGCAGGCTACGACGTGCCCGATATCCTGCCGACGGCGAAGCCTGCCGAGGTTGGGCCGTTCATCATGAACCCGGAAGGCGTCTCGCGCCTTTTCACCAGGGGCATGATGCGCGACGGTCCGTTCCCGACGCATTACGAGCCGTTCGAATCCCCGCTCGGCAATCTTGTTGCGCCGAACATACGCGGCAATCCCGCGGCGCGGGTATTCAAGGGCGATCTTGAGCAGTTTGCCGAGACCGCCTCGAAAGAGTTCCCCTATGCGGCGACGTCCTACCGCCTGACGGAGCACTTCCACTACTGGACCAAGCACGTCCACGTGAATGCCGTGCTGCAGCCGGAGTTCTTCGTCGAGATATCGGAGGAACTGGCGGCCGAGAAAGGCATCACCAGGGGCGGCTGGGTGCACGTCTGGTCGAAACGCGGTTCGATCGAGGCCAAGGCCCTCGTGACCAAGCGGATCAAGCCTCTGATCTGCGACGGCAAACCGGTCCACGTCATCGGCATACCGTTGCATTGGGGCTTTACCGGCGCGGCCAGGAAGGGTTTCGGCCCGAACTCGCTGACGCCGTTCGTCGGGGACGCCAACATCGAGACGCCGGAATACAAGGCGTTCCTGGTCAATATCGAGCCCATTGCCGGGCCGGTGGCTTGA
- the fdhE gene encoding formate dehydrogenase accessory protein FdhE → MKRKDAAAPDPTAIGDVSSPPFACLPDPASLFSARSLRFRQLAEASELAPYLNFLAGLSLAQHDIQAGLPPADGPDAAALTRAREFEMPPIHRHGMEGEALNTIFDRLFAAADAIEKPVPAAAALARVAAADRQERLVMADAVLSGALPPDAIAEHIFVWAGLQVHFARLASLLDAKKLTPVADGVCPSCGGKPVSSMVVGWPGSHGARFCSCSLCCTYWHYVRIKCLLCGSTKGISYREIENQGGTVKAETCDECHGWTKIFYQNKEPAAEPVADDVASLGLDLLMRDGPYHRGGFAPLLAGF, encoded by the coding sequence ATGAAACGCAAAGACGCAGCAGCGCCGGATCCCACCGCCATTGGAGATGTCTCGTCGCCGCCCTTTGCGTGCCTGCCCGATCCCGCTTCGCTTTTTTCCGCCCGATCACTGCGTTTTCGTCAACTGGCCGAAGCGAGCGAGCTTGCGCCCTATCTCAACTTCTTAGCGGGCCTTTCGCTGGCTCAACATGATATCCAGGCCGGCCTCCCGCCTGCCGACGGCCCGGACGCCGCCGCGCTCACACGCGCCCGAGAGTTCGAGATGCCGCCGATCCATCGCCATGGGATGGAGGGCGAAGCGCTCAACACGATATTCGACCGCCTGTTCGCAGCCGCTGACGCAATCGAGAAACCGGTGCCGGCCGCCGCCGCGCTGGCACGCGTCGCCGCCGCCGATCGGCAAGAGCGTCTTGTCATGGCCGATGCCGTTCTCTCCGGCGCGTTGCCCCCGGACGCGATTGCGGAACACATTTTCGTCTGGGCGGGGCTTCAGGTGCATTTCGCCCGCCTCGCGTCGCTTCTCGACGCCAAGAAACTGACGCCCGTCGCCGACGGCGTTTGCCCGTCATGCGGCGGCAAGCCGGTATCGTCCATGGTCGTCGGCTGGCCGGGTTCGCACGGCGCGCGGTTCTGCTCCTGCTCGCTGTGCTGCACCTACTGGCACTATGTCCGGATCAAGTGCTTGCTTTGCGGCTCCACCAAAGGAATCTCCTATCGCGAGATCGAGAACCAGGGCGGGACCGTCAAGGCCGAGACCTGCGATGAATGCCATGGCTGGACGAAGATTTTCTACCAGAACAAGGAGCCGGCCGCAGAACCGGTTGCCGACGACGTTGCAAGCCTCGGCCTCGATCTCCTGATGCGCGATGGGCCCTACCACCGGGGCGGATTTGCGCCGCTTCTGGCCGGTTTCTGA
- a CDS encoding formate dehydrogenase subunit gamma, protein MSTTTENDTGKSNSVHAGKPVTVDRYTGGARINHWITAGSLVLLALSGLSLFHPRLFFLSALFGGGQLVRAIHPWIGVVLFFSFLGLFLRFWKLNLWKREDGTWLARGRDVLTAHDERLPEIGKYNAGQKLVFWSMSILIIVLIASGVVIWDEYFAAFTTIEQKRWAVLVHSIAAILAISVWITHVYAAIWVKGTIRGMVRGSVTGGWAWRYHRKWLRELVAKPHAKDEKTTAAE, encoded by the coding sequence ATGAGTACCACCACGGAAAATGACACCGGCAAGAGCAACAGCGTGCATGCCGGCAAGCCTGTCACGGTGGATCGTTACACCGGAGGCGCGCGGATCAATCACTGGATCACCGCCGGCAGCCTCGTGCTGCTCGCGCTTTCCGGCCTCTCCCTCTTCCACCCGCGGCTTTTCTTCCTCTCGGCGCTGTTCGGCGGGGGCCAACTGGTGCGCGCCATCCACCCGTGGATCGGCGTCGTGCTGTTCTTCAGCTTCCTCGGCCTGTTCCTGCGTTTCTGGAAGCTCAATCTCTGGAAACGCGAGGACGGCACCTGGCTTGCACGGGGGCGCGATGTGCTGACCGCGCACGACGAACGCCTGCCCGAGATCGGCAAGTACAATGCCGGGCAGAAGCTCGTCTTCTGGTCCATGTCGATCCTGATCATCGTTCTGATCGCGTCCGGTGTCGTCATATGGGATGAGTATTTCGCGGCTTTCACCACCATCGAGCAGAAGCGATGGGCCGTCCTCGTCCACTCGATCGCCGCCATCCTCGCGATCAGCGTCTGGATCACCCATGTCTATGCAGCGATCTGGGTAAAGGGTACGATACGCGGGATGGTACGCGGCTCCGTGACCGGCGGCTGGGCTTGGCGGTACCACCGCAAATGGTTGCGCGAACTGGTCGCCAAGCCGCATGCGAAAGACGAAAAGACGACCGCAGCCGAATAG